The Rhodoferax sediminis genome has a segment encoding these proteins:
- a CDS encoding URC4/urg3 family protein, whose translation MKDIILIADSADATRAAALLRSTDTIRTRARGLLARARAGESVYFTVHDDALAQAAALVAEVTRERYPDLIIPYHSRWRHFEAGGLDRVALLNEALGKVSPPRHARAQIDLAVVSVLLDAGAGADWHYLDPRSGQRLTRSEGLGVASFNAFSKGLFSSKPTQRCQADAPGLMALTARQLGAAFQVSVDNPMVGLDGRAALLRRLGEVIADQPRIFGGAGGLCRPGRLFDYLTAPGQTDDGVDTTEGAPTVPASRILSTLLAALAPIWPTHNAIESIALGDCWRHSAVRGEGLSDGWMPFHKLSQWLTYSLLEPFEWAGVAVTGLDALTGLPEYRNGGLLLDAGVLRLKDAALATQTHRAGDEFVVEWRALTVALLDELAPLVREQLGLSESQMPLACVLEGGTWAAGRVLAQRLRGGTPPLAIESDGTVF comes from the coding sequence ATGAAAGATATTATTTTGATAGCAGACAGCGCAGATGCAACAAGGGCTGCAGCCTTATTACGCAGCACAGACACGATCCGCACGCGCGCCCGGGGCCTGCTGGCGCGCGCGCGCGCGGGCGAGTCCGTGTACTTCACGGTGCACGACGACGCGCTCGCCCAGGCAGCGGCGCTGGTGGCCGAAGTCACCCGCGAGCGCTACCCGGACCTGATCATTCCGTACCACAGCCGCTGGCGGCATTTCGAGGCCGGCGGGCTGGACCGCGTGGCGCTGCTGAACGAAGCCCTGGGCAAGGTATCGCCGCCGCGGCACGCGCGCGCGCAGATCGATCTGGCCGTCGTCAGCGTGCTGCTCGACGCCGGGGCCGGGGCCGACTGGCATTACCTCGATCCGCGCTCCGGGCAGCGCCTGACGCGCTCGGAAGGCCTGGGCGTGGCGAGTTTCAACGCCTTCAGCAAGGGCCTGTTTTCGAGCAAGCCGACGCAGCGCTGCCAGGCCGACGCGCCGGGCTTGATGGCGCTGACCGCGCGGCAGCTCGGCGCCGCGTTTCAGGTCAGTGTCGACAACCCGATGGTGGGGCTGGACGGGCGCGCCGCGCTGCTGCGCCGCCTGGGCGAGGTGATTGCCGATCAGCCCCGGATTTTTGGCGGTGCGGGAGGCTTGTGCCGACCCGGGCGCCTGTTCGATTACCTCACGGCGCCCGGGCAGACCGACGATGGCGTAGATACAACCGAGGGCGCTCCCACGGTGCCGGCCAGCCGCATTCTTTCCACACTTTTAGCGGCCCTGGCTCCCATCTGGCCTACACACAACGCTATTGAATCCATAGCGCTCGGCGATTGCTGGCGACATTCCGCCGTGCGCGGCGAAGGTCTCTCGGATGGCTGGATGCCCTTTCACAAGCTCTCGCAGTGGCTGACCTATTCGCTGCTGGAGCCGTTCGAGTGGGCCGGCGTCGCCGTCACCGGCCTCGATGCGCTCACGGGCCTGCCCGAATACCGCAACGGCGGCCTGCTGCTGGACGCCGGCGTGCTGCGCCTGAAGGACGCGGCGCTGGCCACCCAGACGCACCGCGCCGGCGATGAATTCGTCGTCGAATGGCGCGCCCTGACGGTTGCCCTGCTGGACGAACTGGCACCGCTGGTGCGCGAGCAGCTAGGATTGAGTGAATCGCAGATGCCGCTGGCTTGCGTGCTCGAGGGCGGCACCTGGGCCGCCGGCCGTGTGCTGGCGCAGCGCCTGCGCGGCGGCACGCCACCCCTCGCGATCGAGAGCGACGGAACCGTTTTTTGA
- the upp gene encoding uracil phosphoribosyltransferase: MTTLPANVHLIDHPLVQHKLTLMRKKEASTNTFRRLLGEISSLMAYEVTRDMPMQDVQIETPLETMTARVIDGKKLVFVSILRAGNGILEGMLNVVPGARVGHVGLYRDPKTLTAVEYYFKMPQDMQERDIVIVDPMLATGNSAIAAVERLKELNPKSIKFVCLLTCPEGIAALHRAHPDVPIYTAAIDRQLNEHGYILPGLGDAGDRIFGTK, from the coding sequence ATGACCACCCTGCCCGCCAATGTGCACCTGATCGATCACCCGCTGGTGCAGCACAAGCTGACGCTGATGCGAAAAAAGGAAGCGTCCACCAACACCTTCCGCCGTCTGCTGGGCGAGATCAGCAGCCTGATGGCCTACGAGGTCACGCGCGACATGCCGATGCAGGACGTGCAGATCGAGACCCCGCTGGAGACCATGACCGCGCGCGTGATCGACGGCAAGAAGCTGGTGTTCGTCTCGATCCTGCGCGCCGGCAACGGCATTCTGGAAGGCATGCTGAACGTGGTGCCCGGCGCGCGCGTGGGACACGTGGGCCTGTACCGCGACCCGAAGACGCTGACGGCCGTGGAGTATTACTTCAAGATGCCGCAAGACATGCAAGAGCGCGACATCGTGATCGTCGACCCCATGCTGGCCACCGGCAATTCGGCCATCGCCGCCGTCGAGCGGCTGAAGGAACTGAACCCGAAGTCGATCAAATTCGTCTGCCTGCTGACCTGCCCCGAAGGCATCGCCGCGCTGCACAGGGCGCACCCGGACGTGCCGATCTACACCGCCGCGATCGACCGCCAGCTCAACGAGCACGGCTACATCCTGCCCGGCCTGGGTGACGCGGGCGACCGCATCTTCGGGACCAAATAG
- a CDS encoding glutathione S-transferase, whose amino-acid sequence MTTVLYSFRRCPYAMRARLALAVSAQACELREVVLRDKPPELLQASPKATVPVLVIDDGRVIEQSLEIMLWALRRNDPGQWLRPERADLETMLALVAEFDDGFKYHLDRYKYAGRHEDADGAAALTHRAQAAAYLDRLDAQLHTTRYLFGERAALADMALAPFVRQFAQTDSRWFAAQCWAPLQTWLSAFVNSALYAQIMLKYPKWEPGTAGVLFPPGSTPVKNQLMRQTP is encoded by the coding sequence TTGACAACCGTTTTGTATTCCTTCCGCCGCTGCCCCTACGCCATGCGTGCGCGCCTCGCGCTGGCGGTGAGCGCACAAGCCTGCGAACTGCGCGAAGTCGTTTTGCGCGACAAGCCCCCGGAGCTGCTGCAGGCCTCGCCCAAGGCCACCGTGCCGGTCCTGGTGATTGACGACGGCCGGGTCATCGAGCAGAGCCTGGAGATTATGCTGTGGGCCTTGCGGCGCAACGATCCGGGCCAGTGGTTGCGGCCCGAACGGGCGGATCTTGAAACCATGCTGGCGCTGGTCGCCGAATTCGATGACGGCTTCAAATACCACCTGGACCGCTACAAATACGCCGGCCGCCATGAAGATGCGGACGGCGCTGCGGCGCTGACACACAGGGCGCAGGCCGCGGCCTATCTGGACCGGCTCGACGCGCAGCTCCACACCACCCGCTATCTGTTCGGTGAGCGTGCGGCATTGGCCGACATGGCGCTGGCACCGTTTGTGCGCCAGTTCGCGCAGACCGACAGCCGCTGGTTCGCCGCACAGTGCTGGGCGCCATTGCAGACCTGGTTGTCCGCCTTCGTGAACTCGGCGCTGTATGCGCAAATCATGCTGAAATACCCGAAATGGGAGCCCGGCACAGCAGGCGTTTTGTTCCCGCCAGGCTCTACCCCCGTCAAAAACCAGTTAATGAGGCAAACCCCATGA
- a CDS encoding EVE domain-containing protein → MTSYWLMKSEPGECSVDDALAAPNATVPWVGVRNYQARNFMRDGMRVGDGVLFYHSSCAEPGIVGIAQVASTPYPDPTQFDPTSPYFDAKSKPEEPRWLLVDVQVLRKTRNLALPELRAHEALEDLVVLRKGNRLSITPVEPQHWRVISKLLGSPES, encoded by the coding sequence ATGACAAGCTACTGGCTCATGAAATCCGAACCCGGGGAATGCTCGGTAGATGACGCGCTGGCGGCCCCCAACGCCACGGTGCCCTGGGTCGGCGTGCGCAACTACCAGGCGCGCAACTTCATGCGCGATGGAATGCGCGTGGGCGATGGCGTGCTGTTCTACCACTCCAGTTGTGCGGAGCCTGGCATCGTGGGCATTGCGCAGGTGGCGTCCACGCCCTACCCTGACCCGACCCAGTTCGACCCGACGTCGCCTTACTTTGATGCCAAATCGAAACCCGAGGAGCCGCGCTGGCTGCTGGTGGACGTGCAGGTGCTGCGCAAGACGCGCAACCTCGCGCTGCCCGAGCTGCGCGCCCATGAGGCGCTTGAAGACCTGGTGGTACTGCGCAAGGGCAACCGCCTGTCCATCACGCCGGTCGAGCCGCAGCACTGGCGGGTCATCTCAAAACTGCTGGGCAGCCCGGAGTCTTGA